A single genomic interval of Leptospira montravelensis harbors:
- a CDS encoding TatD family hydrolase: MGYSTIDTHCHLDIIREQGQEIEETLAKSRTAGVDRMVQIGIDLPSSIEAVRISETHSKDDLEIFYSIGCHPTETHEFPNADQILDLAKSRMNDSKFSAIGEIGVDLYHDASTRSEQNEVLRKFLDFSSEYKLPVVIHSRDAFEDTYEALKEYKSKAFGVIHCFTYDYEAAKQFVDLGYYVSFSGIVTFKSATDIQEAARKIPLETILIETDAPFLSPMPHRGKRNDSSHLPFVLEKMFSLRTETNAEVADRIYQNSLKFTQRKAYHHA, from the coding sequence ATGGGATATTCAACCATTGACACTCATTGCCACTTAGACATAATTCGGGAACAAGGCCAAGAGATTGAAGAAACTCTGGCGAAATCCCGAACGGCTGGAGTAGACCGGATGGTTCAAATCGGGATTGATTTGCCAAGTTCTATCGAAGCTGTCCGTATTTCAGAAACTCATTCCAAAGATGATTTAGAAATTTTCTATTCGATAGGTTGCCATCCGACGGAAACTCATGAATTCCCTAATGCAGATCAAATTTTAGATTTAGCAAAATCCCGAATGAACGATTCCAAATTTTCTGCGATTGGTGAGATTGGTGTCGATCTGTATCATGATGCGAGCACAAGATCCGAGCAGAATGAAGTGTTACGTAAATTTTTAGATTTTTCTTCTGAATACAAACTACCAGTTGTGATTCATTCACGTGATGCTTTTGAAGATACGTACGAAGCGTTGAAAGAATATAAATCAAAAGCCTTTGGAGTGATTCATTGTTTCACTTATGATTATGAAGCAGCCAAACAGTTTGTGGATTTAGGATACTATGTTTCTTTTTCTGGAATTGTTACTTTTAAATCGGCAACGGACATCCAAGAAGCAGCACGTAAGATTCCTTTGGAAACCATTCTGATTGAAACAGATGCTCCCTTTTTATCGCCAATGCCACATAGAGGCAAACGAAATGATTCATCCCATTTACCATTTGTCCTTGAGAAAATGTTTTCTTTACGAACAGAAACCAATGCAGAAGTAGCAGATCGCATTTATCAAAATTCACTAAAATTCACACAAAGAAAGGCTTATCACCATGCTTGA
- a CDS encoding M23 family metallopeptidase: MEAKQRLHLIFYRLRYKVQEWKLKLSQRYEDLDKKGRERLTIMVIPHTDRKTINFVISYKAISIFIGIMVVLLVISAVNVLSHSGSIHQLTELNLTNKDFIRQSSKMKEEVNSLHETIQYYYERISNLYIKLGGDPSRVSKGMGGQAGQFLALQGTPQSDITDESFRIKEDIHNLKLSSELSEEIIKLIKKRKSIIRNTPSIWPTKGYVLFPFGKYISPVTGKEEINRGLDIGSFPGAEVIATAPGIVFDTGYSPATGYYVKLSHRFGWKTIYSNLDRIRVKKNEKLSKGDILGYVGKSPENPIYHLHYEVHVGTQALNPFSFLNQIQE; encoded by the coding sequence GTGGAAGCAAAACAAAGACTACATTTAATTTTTTACCGATTAAGGTATAAAGTCCAGGAATGGAAGCTTAAGTTATCCCAACGTTACGAGGATCTGGATAAAAAAGGTCGGGAACGTCTGACAATTATGGTCATTCCTCACACCGATCGCAAAACCATTAACTTTGTTATTTCTTACAAAGCCATTTCTATTTTCATCGGGATCATGGTAGTGCTTCTTGTGATCAGCGCTGTGAATGTTCTTTCTCATAGTGGATCCATCCACCAACTCACAGAACTCAATTTAACAAACAAAGACTTTATCAGACAATCTTCCAAGATGAAAGAAGAGGTAAACTCTCTTCATGAAACCATCCAATATTATTATGAAAGAATTTCTAACCTCTATATCAAACTCGGCGGCGATCCTTCACGCGTTTCCAAAGGGATGGGTGGACAAGCAGGACAATTCCTCGCATTACAAGGAACACCACAGTCCGACATCACAGACGAATCCTTTCGCATCAAAGAAGACATTCATAATCTAAAATTATCCTCTGAACTTTCTGAAGAGATTATCAAACTCATCAAAAAAAGAAAAAGTATCATTCGTAACACTCCCTCCATTTGGCCAACAAAAGGTTATGTGTTATTTCCTTTTGGAAAATACATTTCTCCTGTGACTGGAAAAGAAGAAATCAATAGAGGACTAGACATTGGATCTTTTCCTGGTGCGGAAGTCATTGCAACGGCTCCCGGAATTGTTTTTGATACTGGTTATTCGCCAGCAACCGGATATTATGTAAAATTATCACATCGATTTGGATGGAAAACAATCTACTCCAACCTCGATAGAATTCGTGTTAAGAAAAATGAAAAACTCTCCAAGGGTGACATCTTAGGTTATGTTGGAAAATCACCAGAAAATCCGATTTACCATCTTCATTATGAAGTACATGTTGGTACCCAAGCGTTGAATCCGTTTTCGTTTCTCAACCAAATTCAAGAATAA
- a CDS encoding class I SAM-dependent RNA methyltransferase has product MEKLRIKLEKWVNGGFCLTHHEGHAVFVEGGIPGETVDISLYKTGNKEWFGTVSEVFEPAETRIPSDCSVFMECGGCSYRHIPYQDEIKIKTSLLEGMFPEWKGKLEVVKGPENEYRNNVQWQSNGKEIGYFAKNSHRIVNESQSVCKTVDKRLLWADIPQGIRKSVAKQKSIQLRLSSKSVVNYERDQTEINVFNSKLKVPERGFFQINRFLLEPWLEKIKSLLPDSAQILELFCGCGTIGISIREKIASLYGMESHEKSIKYAKENAKTNNALQFEYEVSDLYQKHLPKHTAKIPIWIVNPPRAGLSEGIIESAALFSPKQIIYSSCNPSTLKRDIVRLEKLGYQLDYMGLFDFFPRTQHYEVLVRLKK; this is encoded by the coding sequence ATGGAAAAGTTGCGTATAAAACTAGAAAAGTGGGTGAATGGTGGCTTTTGTTTAACACACCATGAGGGTCATGCTGTCTTTGTTGAGGGTGGAATTCCTGGCGAAACAGTAGACATAAGTCTTTATAAGACCGGAAACAAAGAGTGGTTTGGAACTGTTTCGGAAGTATTTGAACCAGCAGAAACGAGAATCCCATCTGATTGTTCTGTTTTTATGGAGTGCGGAGGTTGCAGTTACCGACATATTCCCTACCAAGATGAAATCAAAATCAAAACTTCACTTTTAGAAGGGATGTTTCCAGAATGGAAAGGGAAACTTGAAGTAGTCAAAGGTCCAGAGAACGAATACCGAAACAATGTGCAGTGGCAATCGAACGGTAAAGAAATTGGATATTTTGCAAAAAATAGCCATCGGATTGTAAACGAATCTCAATCTGTCTGTAAAACCGTCGATAAACGATTGTTATGGGCTGATATTCCACAAGGAATTAGAAAATCTGTCGCCAAACAAAAATCCATCCAACTACGGCTTTCTTCCAAATCGGTGGTAAATTATGAAAGAGACCAGACAGAAATCAATGTGTTTAATTCAAAACTCAAGGTTCCCGAACGTGGTTTTTTTCAAATCAACAGGTTTCTGTTAGAACCTTGGCTTGAGAAAATCAAATCTCTCTTACCGGATTCAGCTCAAATTTTGGAATTATTCTGTGGTTGTGGGACTATTGGAATTTCCATTCGCGAGAAAATTGCCTCATTGTATGGAATGGAATCTCACGAAAAAAGCATTAAGTATGCCAAAGAAAATGCAAAGACCAACAATGCACTCCAGTTTGAATATGAAGTGAGTGATTTATACCAAAAACATTTACCGAAACATACAGCAAAGATTCCTATCTGGATTGTGAATCCGCCGAGAGCCGGTCTTTCGGAAGGAATCATAGAATCAGCTGCTCTGTTTTCACCGAAACAAATTATTTATTCAAGTTGTAATCCAAGTACTTTGAAACGAGATATCGTGAGGTTGGAGAAGCTAGGTTATCAATTGGATTACATGGGTTTATTTGATTTTTTTCCCAGAACCCAACACTATGAAGTTCTAGTGCGTTTAAAAAAATAA
- the serS gene encoding serine--tRNA ligase — protein MLDINRIVQNPEELLSTLQKRGVTSTDIEAKIKSVSEKQRRLKLEVEDLRAERNRVSKEIGIQKSQGKDITEISASMKGVGDRIKAIEEELTKEEESLHDLNLGLPNLLDPSVPEGKSEADNVLVRQWGDVPKLSFEAKTHFDIGEALGIFDFERGVKLSGARFYTYRGLGAKLERALMNLMLDTHTSENGYEEMWVPVLVNDESMTATGQLPKFAEDFYRLEKDGLNLIPTAEVPLTNYYRDEIISEKELPISVCAHTSCFRREAGSYGRDTRGLVRVHQFQKVELVKFVEPETSQNEHEKMLQDAESILQKLKLPYRVMLLCSKDMSSASSKTYDIEVWMPGLGRFMEISSVSNFKDYQARRGKIRYKSKEGKNLLVHTLNGSGLAIGRTLAAVIENYQSADGTFQIPDVLKPYIR, from the coding sequence ATGCTTGATATCAACCGTATTGTTCAAAACCCTGAAGAGTTACTTTCCACCTTACAAAAACGAGGTGTTACTTCTACAGACATTGAAGCTAAAATTAAATCTGTATCTGAAAAACAAAGAAGGTTGAAATTAGAAGTGGAAGACCTTCGTGCAGAAAGGAATCGAGTTTCCAAAGAAATTGGAATTCAAAAATCACAAGGAAAAGATATCACAGAAATTTCCGCTTCGATGAAGGGTGTTGGTGATCGAATCAAAGCAATCGAAGAAGAACTTACAAAAGAAGAAGAATCTTTGCATGATCTAAATTTAGGACTTCCGAACTTGCTCGATCCATCTGTTCCTGAAGGAAAATCAGAAGCGGATAATGTTCTCGTGCGCCAGTGGGGAGATGTTCCTAAACTTTCGTTTGAGGCCAAAACTCATTTTGATATTGGGGAGGCTTTGGGTATCTTTGACTTCGAACGCGGCGTAAAACTTTCTGGTGCTAGATTTTACACATACCGGGGACTTGGTGCCAAATTAGAAAGAGCACTCATGAATCTAATGCTTGATACCCATACTTCTGAAAATGGATACGAAGAGATGTGGGTACCGGTCCTTGTAAACGATGAGTCGATGACGGCCACAGGCCAACTTCCTAAGTTTGCAGAAGATTTTTACCGATTAGAAAAAGACGGACTCAATTTGATTCCAACCGCAGAAGTTCCTTTAACCAATTATTACCGGGATGAAATTATATCGGAAAAAGAATTACCCATTTCTGTATGCGCTCACACTTCCTGTTTTCGTAGAGAAGCCGGATCTTACGGTCGGGATACACGTGGTCTTGTGCGAGTACACCAATTTCAAAAAGTGGAACTTGTGAAGTTTGTAGAGCCTGAAACTTCGCAAAACGAACACGAAAAGATGTTACAAGATGCCGAATCCATTCTGCAAAAGTTAAAACTTCCCTACCGTGTGATGTTACTTTGCAGCAAGGATATGTCTAGTGCATCTTCTAAAACTTACGATATCGAAGTTTGGATGCCAGGACTTGGTCGTTTTATGGAAATTTCCTCTGTTTCTAACTTCAAAGACTATCAAGCAAGACGGGGAAAAATTCGATACAAGTCAAAGGAAGGAAAAAACCTGCTCGTCCATACTCTGAATGGTTCCGGTCTTGCGATCGGTCGAACACTCGCTGCAGTGATCGAAAACTACCAATCAGCTGATGGAACCTTCCAAATTCCGGATGTATTGAAACCATACATTCGATAG
- the recR gene encoding recombination mediator RecR translates to MEGFLLSDPQFQKLIQSFSSLPGIGKKSATRIGFHILRMDPSTFRAWLSNIEEAKAKLRFCDECGGLTEDPVCSICLSDRRDNKILCVVEQPEDIFFIENTKEYIGKYHVLNGAISPLDGIGPDQLRIRQLLHRLEDGRVQEVLIATNPTLEGDATASYLSTVIKPMEIKITRIAHGITIGGTLEYSDQYTLGKAIKSRLTL, encoded by the coding sequence ATGGAGGGTTTCCTCCTGTCTGATCCACAATTTCAAAAACTAATTCAATCCTTCTCAAGCTTACCTGGAATTGGTAAAAAAAGTGCTACAAGAATTGGATTTCATATTTTGCGAATGGATCCTTCTACATTTCGTGCTTGGTTGTCAAACATCGAAGAGGCTAAAGCAAAACTTCGATTTTGCGACGAATGCGGTGGGCTTACTGAAGATCCAGTTTGTTCGATTTGTTTGTCTGATAGACGGGACAATAAAATTCTCTGCGTTGTAGAACAACCGGAGGATATTTTCTTTATCGAAAATACAAAAGAATATATTGGAAAATATCATGTACTCAATGGAGCTATTTCCCCATTAGATGGTATTGGACCTGATCAACTAAGAATTCGTCAGCTGCTACATAGATTGGAAGATGGCAGGGTGCAAGAAGTTTTAATCGCGACCAACCCAACACTCGAAGGAGATGCAACTGCTTCTTATCTTTCGACAGTAATTAAGCCAATGGAAATAAAAATCACAAGAATTGCGCATGGGATTACTATTGGTGGTACTTTAGAGTATTCCGATCAATATACCTTGGGAAAAGCCATTAAGTCTAGATTGACTCTTTAA
- a CDS encoding YaaR family protein has product MIIQNNNPKSVSTPTKKGSKDKLSGSFAPVDESKQSFLEILESIVPAGKEETRELNELWKDLPDLEKELIKDPNHKNLESYKKHIKQIAELILKKNYKVMQAPQRGRNDQKDVRYVKVVDEKLDLLAKTMFSPNNSAFVILKQLDEIRGLLIDLKG; this is encoded by the coding sequence ATGATCATCCAAAACAACAATCCTAAGTCGGTATCTACACCGACCAAAAAAGGATCCAAAGATAAACTCTCAGGTTCGTTTGCACCAGTGGATGAATCCAAACAAAGTTTTTTAGAAATTTTAGAATCCATCGTTCCTGCCGGAAAAGAAGAAACCAGAGAACTAAACGAACTTTGGAAAGATTTGCCCGATTTGGAAAAGGAACTCATCAAAGATCCGAACCACAAAAACCTCGAATCCTACAAAAAACACATCAAACAAATTGCCGAACTCATCCTCAAAAAAAACTACAAAGTCATGCAAGCCCCACAGCGCGGACGAAATGACCAAAAAGACGTACGTTATGTAAAGGTTGTGGATGAAAAACTGGATCTTTTGGCAAAAACTATGTTTTCACCCAATAACAGTGCTTTCGTGATTTTGAAACAATTAGATGAAATCAGAGGTCTATTGATTGATCTAAAAGGATAA
- a CDS encoding OmpA family protein — MFFSLPIAAQVEPSEPSLVVAPIQGPINTEFQEFGPTMTPDAKTLYFYSKRTNRGYTEIFKSDRKKDGTWDYPEEADVLNSPFDDQSPFISRDGKTLLLSSNRDGSVEVMLPDGKVGISRDLYVSNWNGKNWSKPVALPSPINTEEIEENPHLLGDTLLFTRYPFGKPNLAKVYYSQFKGEKWSMPKLLPSPINDNYATIAAAFNDDGTILFFSSNRPGGFGGFDLYMAKIEGETFKDIENLGAPINSNEDEAYIVFQQVKKTFLFCRRVEGRSFDLFTASIPKQENIVQKKLEESKKISLDSVYFERASSVLKPESSVPLDAIVDYLHENSEKKMKIIGHTDLTGNFEDNMVLSKERADSVKQYLVSKGVDSKRLLTEGKGPTQPMVQGTDEVSSKKNRRTEFVITDP; from the coding sequence ATGTTTTTCTCCCTACCAATAGCGGCTCAAGTGGAACCTAGCGAACCAAGTTTGGTTGTAGCTCCTATCCAGGGTCCAATCAATACGGAATTCCAAGAATTTGGTCCAACTATGACTCCGGATGCAAAAACTTTATATTTTTATTCTAAACGAACTAATCGTGGTTATACGGAAATATTTAAATCTGATCGCAAAAAGGATGGAACTTGGGATTATCCAGAAGAAGCAGATGTTTTAAATTCTCCATTTGATGACCAAAGTCCCTTTATCTCACGAGATGGAAAAACTTTACTTTTGTCATCCAACCGTGACGGTTCCGTAGAAGTAATGTTACCCGATGGGAAAGTAGGGATTTCTCGTGATTTGTATGTTTCAAATTGGAATGGAAAAAATTGGAGTAAACCTGTGGCATTGCCAAGTCCAATCAACACAGAGGAAATAGAAGAAAATCCGCATTTACTCGGTGATACTTTACTTTTTACAAGGTATCCATTTGGGAAACCAAATCTAGCAAAAGTATACTATAGCCAATTTAAAGGAGAGAAATGGTCTATGCCGAAACTTCTTCCTTCACCAATTAATGATAATTATGCGACAATCGCCGCTGCCTTTAATGATGATGGAACGATTCTTTTCTTCTCTTCCAATCGACCTGGTGGTTTCGGCGGTTTTGATTTATATATGGCTAAAATCGAAGGGGAAACTTTTAAGGATATTGAAAATTTAGGTGCACCTATTAACTCAAACGAAGATGAAGCCTATATTGTTTTTCAACAGGTCAAAAAAACATTCTTATTTTGCAGGAGAGTGGAAGGTAGATCTTTCGATCTTTTCACCGCATCGATTCCAAAACAAGAAAACATAGTACAAAAGAAATTAGAAGAATCAAAAAAGATCTCATTGGATTCCGTATATTTTGAAAGAGCATCATCAGTTTTGAAACCTGAATCATCTGTTCCTTTGGATGCTATAGTTGATTATTTACATGAAAACTCTGAGAAAAAAATGAAAATTATAGGCCATACCGATTTAACAGGAAACTTTGAGGACAATATGGTCCTTTCGAAAGAAAGGGCCGATTCCGTTAAACAATATTTAGTCTCTAAAGGTGTAGATTCAAAACGACTTTTGACCGAGGGAAAAGGGCCAACTCAACCGATGGTTCAAGGTACTGATGAAGTCTCCTCTAAAAAAAATCGCCGAACCGAATTTGTGATAACAGATCCTTAA
- the dnaX gene encoding DNA polymerase III subunit gamma/tau — translation MSENHQVLFRKYRPQFFRDVIYQDLAVGSLQNAFKSKKIGHAYIFIGPRGVGKTTIARILAKRLNCERPDGVEPCNECTSCLEITKGNSNDVFEIDAASNSGVDNIRELRENVKFNAMGGKYRVYILDEVHMLSGAAFNALLKTLEEPPAHVVFILATTEYHKIPETILSRCQDFHFRKVPVTVLQNYIETLCEKENLKYDSEGLFWIAKKGDGSVRDTLSFMEQAVIFTDGNLTGVKLRKMIGYHGIDTFTDFLNQLLDSSQSAQIFETLENLFQAGIDLGKFVWDFIEFLNSLLLIKDNLADRESINIPQEDLQKLKQNYRELDREVLVLLAERIFSIHEKLNLMKLRSSYEMKVYLEIQFRKLILDREKPSVSGLLAKISELTKLVQGDISHIPDHLESPKKVIPTTGATQKQEPVTNPQPGLAKTSSEKPIENRESVTKPPSQSKTNLDVERNQSSEEKPNSPKPTTSSPSSSASPEDMEKLLKEKFSGMEVDPNQFKNL, via the coding sequence ATGAGCGAAAACCACCAAGTACTCTTTCGAAAATATAGACCCCAATTCTTTCGCGATGTAATTTACCAAGACCTTGCTGTTGGTTCCTTACAAAATGCATTCAAATCGAAAAAGATTGGTCATGCCTATATTTTTATTGGCCCTCGTGGTGTTGGTAAAACAACCATTGCTAGAATTTTAGCCAAACGGCTGAATTGTGAACGCCCAGATGGGGTAGAGCCATGTAACGAATGTACTTCTTGTTTAGAGATCACAAAAGGTAATTCGAATGATGTATTTGAAATTGATGCCGCTTCCAATAGCGGTGTGGATAATATCCGCGAGTTACGTGAAAACGTAAAATTCAATGCAATGGGCGGAAAGTATCGCGTTTATATTTTAGATGAAGTTCACATGCTCAGTGGAGCTGCTTTTAATGCTCTCCTCAAAACATTAGAAGAACCTCCAGCCCACGTAGTTTTTATTCTAGCAACGACTGAGTATCATAAAATTCCAGAAACCATCCTTTCTCGTTGCCAAGACTTTCATTTTAGAAAAGTACCTGTCACCGTTTTACAAAACTATATAGAAACACTCTGTGAAAAAGAAAACCTAAAGTATGATTCTGAAGGTTTGTTCTGGATCGCAAAAAAAGGAGACGGCTCAGTAAGAGATACACTTTCTTTTATGGAACAAGCCGTTATTTTTACAGATGGCAATCTAACAGGTGTAAAACTCAGAAAAATGATAGGGTATCATGGAATTGATACTTTTACGGATTTTTTAAACCAATTACTTGATTCCTCACAAAGTGCACAAATTTTTGAAACACTTGAAAATCTTTTCCAAGCAGGAATCGATCTTGGAAAATTTGTTTGGGATTTTATCGAGTTTTTGAATTCTTTACTCCTCATCAAAGACAACTTAGCAGATAGAGAATCGATTAATATCCCCCAAGAAGACCTACAAAAGTTAAAACAAAATTATCGAGAACTGGATCGTGAGGTTTTAGTTTTACTCGCAGAACGTATTTTTTCCATACACGAAAAATTGAATCTAATGAAACTAAGAAGCTCTTATGAAATGAAAGTTTATTTAGAAATTCAATTTCGAAAATTGATTTTGGACAGAGAAAAGCCAAGTGTATCAGGACTTTTAGCAAAAATATCAGAACTCACAAAACTAGTACAAGGTGATATTTCTCATATTCCAGATCATTTAGAATCTCCAAAAAAAGTGATCCCAACCACTGGTGCTACACAAAAACAAGAACCAGTAACGAATCCACAACCAGGATTAGCAAAAACAAGTTCGGAAAAACCTATAGAAAATCGGGAATCGGTAACAAAACCTCCTTCACAGTCAAAAACAAATTTGGATGTGGAGAGAAATCAGTCTTCGGAAGAAAAACCGAATTCTCCTAAACCAACAACCTCAAGTCCTTCAAGTTCGGCTAGTCCAGAAGATATGGAAAAACTTTTGAAAGAAAAATTTTCTGGGATGGAAGTTGATCCCAACCAATTTAAGAATTTATAA
- a CDS encoding substrate-binding periplasmic protein, with amino-acid sequence MLSLQRIQYVYIFTFLVFSISVSIFGEPSQVLEKIRKTKTLTVSVNEFYDPFYIENPNPNFPGLDVELAQEYAKFLDVDLKIIPLRTFDQHARMLEKGDTQIAIAGISSSINRFKDVYFTDPYLISTPAALVNRTALPPEPEGQIVTVQLFRNLNDLTNITGISYSVLANSSNHLFLRDAFPKAQIFSYFTNEAALNELKKNNVNAFVADSFYIQALLQKDSSLRANYLPILGVVQEDHISMATARRDVEFLYNLNFFIKELKRTGKIQGLINKYFKSNQWVKKE; translated from the coding sequence ATGTTGTCTCTTCAAAGGATCCAATACGTTTATATATTCACCTTTTTAGTCTTTTCTATTTCGGTTTCTATTTTCGGGGAACCTAGTCAAGTTTTAGAAAAAATTAGAAAAACAAAAACATTAACGGTTTCTGTAAATGAATTCTATGATCCATTCTATATAGAGAATCCAAATCCTAACTTTCCAGGTTTAGATGTTGAGTTAGCACAAGAATATGCAAAATTTCTTGATGTAGATTTAAAAATTATTCCCCTTCGTACTTTTGACCAACATGCTCGAATGTTAGAAAAAGGAGATACACAAATTGCAATTGCTGGAATTTCATCTTCCATAAATCGCTTTAAAGATGTTTATTTTACAGATCCTTATTTAATATCTACACCAGCAGCTCTCGTAAACCGTACAGCTTTACCGCCAGAACCAGAAGGTCAAATTGTAACCGTACAATTGTTCCGTAACTTAAACGATCTAACAAACATTACTGGAATTTCATATTCGGTTTTGGCCAATAGTTCAAATCATTTATTTTTAAGAGATGCTTTTCCAAAAGCTCAAATTTTTTCTTATTTTACGAATGAAGCTGCTTTAAATGAATTAAAGAAAAACAATGTAAATGCATTTGTTGCCGACTCTTTTTATATACAAGCGCTGCTACAAAAAGATTCATCATTAAGAGCAAATTATTTGCCAATTTTGGGCGTGGTTCAAGAGGATCATATCAGTATGGCAACAGCAAGAAGAGATGTTGAATTTCTTTATAATTTAAATTTCTTTATAAAAGAATTAAAACGTACGGGTAAAATCCAAGGTTTGATAAATAAATATTTTAAATCTAACCAGTGGGTCAAAAAAGAATAA
- a CDS encoding YbaB/EbfC family nucleoid-associated protein yields the protein MFDQMKQMREAFSQLGNIKEKQEELSKRLAQIRVTASAGAGMVEVTASADGTLTNLNINPIMFNADDKKMLEDLILSATNEVQRKAKETMAHEMKNVLGFNPSDFEGVFNQIQKDGGFPPV from the coding sequence ATTTTTGATCAAATGAAACAAATGCGAGAAGCTTTCTCGCAGCTAGGCAATATCAAAGAAAAACAAGAGGAACTCTCTAAACGGCTCGCACAGATTCGAGTCACAGCGTCTGCCGGTGCCGGCATGGTGGAAGTGACTGCTTCGGCAGATGGAACACTTACGAATTTAAATATAAATCCAATTATGTTTAATGCAGATGATAAAAAGATGTTAGAAGATCTTATTCTTTCTGCTACGAATGAAGTACAAAGAAAAGCCAAAGAAACAATGGCCCATGAAATGAAAAATGTACTCGGTTTTAATCCTAGCGACTTCGAAGGTGTATTCAACCAAATCCAAAAGGATGGAGGGTTTCCTCCTGTCTGA
- a CDS encoding bactofilin family protein: MSNPSTEEEFLVNSIIGEGAEFVGEFKFPGLIRIDGKFRGVLETTGKVLIGKSGIVDTDIKARVVVAGGEIRGNIYATERVTLLSSCRLEGDIVTPRLIVEEGVVFHGKCTINPTRH, from the coding sequence ATGTCCAATCCATCTACAGAAGAAGAATTTTTAGTTAATAGCATCATTGGAGAAGGCGCCGAGTTTGTCGGTGAATTCAAATTTCCTGGCCTCATTCGTATCGATGGAAAATTTCGTGGAGTCCTCGAAACAACCGGAAAGGTACTTATAGGAAAATCCGGAATCGTCGATACAGATATCAAAGCACGAGTGGTTGTTGCCGGTGGAGAAATTCGCGGGAACATCTATGCAACAGAACGAGTTACATTACTTTCTAGCTGTCGATTGGAAGGAGACATTGTCACTCCTCGCCTCATCGTAGAAGAAGGTGTAGTGTTTCACGGAAAATGCACAATTAATCCCACTCGTCATTAG
- a CDS encoding nucleoside deaminase — translation MEAFDSFLKRYSDAVSNHPNEIPSYSEIITKDGQVVSAAFNSVEQTLNPTKHSEILAMEDALSKTEGRYLTDHILITALEPCLLCAGAILRMKIPEVVYFVPAKPGEGISSYTTESIYLLNHFPKCTLIPRSHIKFEFLSFFKEKR, via the coding sequence GTGGAAGCATTCGACTCGTTTCTAAAACGATACTCGGATGCGGTTTCCAACCATCCTAACGAAATTCCCTCCTATTCAGAAATCATCACAAAAGACGGACAAGTTGTTTCCGCTGCTTTTAATTCCGTAGAACAAACATTAAATCCCACAAAACACAGTGAAATTTTAGCAATGGAAGATGCCCTTTCCAAAACGGAAGGTCGTTATCTCACAGACCATATTTTAATTACGGCTCTTGAGCCATGTTTACTTTGTGCTGGTGCGATTTTACGAATGAAAATTCCGGAAGTGGTATATTTTGTTCCTGCAAAACCGGGTGAAGGTATTTCTTCCTATACTACCGAATCCATTTATTTATTGAATCACTTTCCCAAATGCACTCTCATCCCAAGATCCCACATAAAATTCGAATTTCTGAGTTTTTTCAAAGAGAAAAGGTAG